From the genome of Pelobates fuscus isolate aPelFus1 chromosome 6, aPelFus1.pri, whole genome shotgun sequence, one region includes:
- the OCSTAMP gene encoding osteoclast stimulatory transmembrane protein, with protein MSGYTSEINSSDKRFLGQNYIFKSFIPRIKSVMQDFFLAYSNPVPSNRKQLLILIIECLLLSLTIGLLMYKWFSSYLEYDSQPVIILTIIVVIFQFCLLILVHPIRCVISIILPSIGTKQGRNFLWSASFVAIMFNIIPNIVINLKNVFHTMKCIAQHSSESLLNSTDVFQNIVRDMTGRLTDFKDKVVRLSLSTTTRDMKIDANIDKSIISRQIIKLSENVNEEFTSVESQLKDGVLTCNKVLAVCLGLYLLWNAIWYLQRYLTDLEFDNMYITKQLKILALKKHASGLLPSSSKWLIRSTGVKLSREEICISLVQFLILSLFILLTVLTIVADHIAYQFALAVGAWVSDLPAMPIALQIKYDATVKAFLIIESNIAINQEYLWKMNFAESKCCQRPSPPNVSAIITFGFIYSFLFVMILLQAYAHRLRRKMSALFYPKREEERVSYLLEKIIHKHAVDDMYQTNAPFE; from the exons ATGTCGGGCTATACATCAGAAATAAACAGTTCCGATAAGAG ATTCTTAGGACAGAACTACATTTTTAAGAGTTTCATTCCAAGAATAAAAAGTGTcatgcaggatttttttttagcatattcCAACCCAGTTCCTTCAAACAGAAAACAGCTTCTAATTCTCATTATAGAGTGCTTGCTTCTTTCGTTAACAATCGGACTCTTGATGTACAAGTGGTTCTCAAGCTATTTGGAATATGACTCCCAACCAGTGATCATACTGACAATAATCGTAGTCATCTTTCAATTTTGCCTTCTTATCCTGGTGCATCCCATTCGTTGTGTAATAAGCATTATCCTGCCTTCCATTGGCACCAAACAAGGTCGTAATTTCCTATGGTCTGCAAGCTTTGTGGCGATAATGTTCAACATcatcccaaacattgttataaatctgaaaaacgtttttcacacaATGAAATGCATCGCCCAACATTCTTCAGAAAGTCTTTTAAACTCAACGGATGTCTTTCAAAACATTGTTAGAGACATGACTGGCAGGTTAACAGACTTTAAAGATAAGGTAGTGCGTTTAAGTTTGTCGACAACCACTAGGGATATGAAGATTGATGCAAACATTGATAAATCAATAATCTCGCGTCAGATAATAAAACTGTCAGAAAATGTAAACGAGGAATTTACGAGTGTTGAATCACAACTCAAGGATGGTGTATTGACCTGCAACAAGGTTCTGGCTGTGTGTCTTGGCCTATATCTTCTATGGAATGCCATTTGGTATCTACAAAGATACTTAACTGACCTTGAATTTGACAACATGTATATCACAAAACAGCTCAAAATATTAGCCTTGAAGAAACATGCTTCAGGTCTATTACCTAGTTCCTCCAAATGGCTAATAAGATCAACAGGAGTCAAGCTTTCAAGAGAAGAAATCTGCATTTCTCTGGTACAATTTTTGATACTCTCTTTGTTCATATTATTGACTGTTTTGACTATCGTTGCTGACCACATTGCTTACCAATTTGCACTGGCAGTGGGAGCCTGGGTCAGTGATCTGCCGGCCATGCCTATTGCTCTTCAAATAAAATATGAC GCTACGGTGAAGGCTTTCTTAATAATTGAGAGTAACATTGCAATAAACCAGGAATATCTGTGGAAAATGAATTTTGCTGAATCCAAATGTTGTCAACGTCCAAGTCCTCCCAATGTGTCTGCCATAATCACCTTTGGATTTATTTACAGTTTTTTGTTCGTCATGATACTTTTGCAAGCCTACGCACATCGATTGCGCAGAAAAATGTCGGCATTGTTTTACCCGAAACGAGAGGAGGAACGAGTTTCGTATCTCCTTGAAAAAATAATACACAAGCATGCTGTGGATGATATGTATCAAACTAATGCTCCATTTGAGTAA